Proteins encoded together in one Carya illinoinensis cultivar Pawnee chromosome 3, C.illinoinensisPawnee_v1, whole genome shotgun sequence window:
- the LOC122302628 gene encoding mitogen-activated protein kinase kinase 3 — protein sequence MAGLEELRKKLAPLFDAEKGFSPGSTLDPCDSYTLSDGGTVNLLSRSYGVYNINELGLQKCTSLPLVDETDRSEKTYRCASHEMRIFGAIGSGASSVVQRAIHIPSHRILALKKINIFEKEKRQQLLTEIRTLCEAPCYQGLVEFHGAFYTPDSGQISIALEYMDGGSLADILRLQKRIPEPVLSSMFQKLLNGLNYLHGIRHLVHRDIKPANLLVNLKGEPKITDFGISAGLENSMAMCATFVGTVTYMSPERIRNESYSYPADIWSLGLALFECGTGEFPYSANEGPVNLMLQILEDPSPSPSKLNFSPEFCSFINACLQKDADARPTAEQLLSHPFITKYDHAEVDLAEFVQSVFDPTQRMKDLADMLTIHYYLLFDGSDEQWQHIKTLYKEGSTFSFSGKNSVGPNDIFTTLSSIRTTLAGDWPAEKLVHVVEKLQCRAHGQDGVAIRVSGSFIIGNQFLICGDGIQVEGLPNFKDLSVDLSSKRMGTFHEQFIVEPSNPIGRYYIAKQELYISSREN from the exons ATGGCTGGATTGGAGGAACTAAGAAAAAAGCTTGCGCCATTGTTTGATGCCGAAAAGGGCTTCTCACCCGGCTCGACGTTGGACCCTTGTGATTCCTATACG CTATCGGACGGTGGGACTGTTAATTTATTGAGCAGATCCTATGGAGTGTACAACATTAACGAGCTGGGGTTGCAAAAGTGCACGTCTTTGCCGCTGGTGGACGAGACAGACAGAAGTGAGAAGACGTACCGGTGTGCTTCACATGAGATGAGGATATTTGGAGCCATAGGTAGTGGAGCAAGCAGTGTTGTTCAGAGAGCTATACATATTCCTAGTCATAGGATTTTAGCCCTGAAGAAGATCAATATCTTTGAGAAG GAGAAAAGGCAACAGCTTCTCACTGAGATACGGACATTGTGCGAAGCTCCTTGCTATCAGGGTCTTGTGGAATTCCACGGGGCATTTTATACTCCAGACTCTGGGCAAATAAGCATAGCTTTGGAATACATGGATGGAGGGTCTTTGGCAGATATCTTAAGATTGCAGAAAAGAATACCTGAACCTGTCCTTTCATCTATGTTTCAGAAGCTCCTTAAT GGGTTAAACTACCTGCATGGTATTAGACATTTAGTTCACAGAGACATCAAGCCGGCAAATTTACTTGTGAATCTGAAGGGGGAGCCAAAAATAACGGACTTTGGCATAAGTGCTGGCTTAGAGAATTCAATGGCAATG TGTGCTACTTTTGTTGGAACTGTTACATACATGTCACCTGAGCGAATTCGAAATGAAAGTTATTCTTATCCAGCCGATATTTGGAGCCTTGGCCTTGCTCTATTCGAATGTGGTACAGGAGAATTCCCATATTCAGCTAATGAAGGACCTGTCAATCTTATGTTACAG ATCTTGGAGGACCCATCACCGtcaccatcaaaattaaatttttcacCCGAGTTCTGCTCATTTATCAATGCTTGCTTGCAGAAGGATGCGGATGCTAGGCCCACAGCAGAGCAG CTTCTTTCACACCCTTTTATTACAAAGTATGATCATGCTGAAGTGGATTTAGCAGAATTTGTCCAAAGCGTTTTTGATCCAACACAAAGAATGAAGGATTTGGCAGAC ATGCTGACGATACATTATTACCTACTCTTTGATGGATCTGATGAACAGTGGCAGCATATAAAGACCTTATATAAAGAAGGTTCAACTTTTAG tttctCTGGGAAGAACTCTGTTGGCCCAAATGATATCTTTACAACTCTTTCAAGTATCCGGACTACATTAGCCGGTGACTGGCCTGCTGAAAAACTTGTGCATGTCGTGGAAAAACTTCAGTGCCGTGCTCATGGGCAAGATGGAGTTGCCATTAGGGTATCCGGATCCTTCATTATTGGGAATCAGTTTCTTATTTGTGGAGATGGCATACAAGTAGAGGGTTTGCCAAATTTTAAAGATCTATCTGTCGATTTATCTAGCAAGCGAATGGGAACATTCCATGAACAGTTCATCGTGGAACCAAGTAATCCCATTGGCCGTTACTACATAGCTAAGCAGGAGCTGTATATATCCAGTAGAGAAAACTAA
- the LOC122302632 gene encoding uncharacterized protein LOC122302632 translates to MARTFFRKLLTYVSSEDDSDVVFNEEADGQSSRHRNNRQRRKFIRRDHIEGHERLFRDYFAENPVYPSNLFQRRFRMSRPLFLRILNEVESYEPYFVQRRDSAGRLGLSSMQKITAALRMMAYGVTGDFMDEYIRIGESTAMESLKKFSETIVSVFSDEYLRSPNANDITRLLAVAEQRGFPGMLGSIDCMHWKWKNCPAAWKGMYSGHIREPTIILEAVASYDLWIWHAFFGMPGSHNDINVLERSFIFTELAQGRAPPVNYTINGNDYTMGYYLADGIYPKWRTFVKTIPSPRGNKKKNFVKAQESARKDVERAFGVLQQ, encoded by the coding sequence ATGGCTCGTACTTTCTTTCGTAAATTGTTGACATACGTATCAtctgaagatgatagcgatgttGTTTTTAATGAGGAGGCTGATGGACAGTCATCGAGGCATCGTAACAATCGCCAACGTCGTAAGTTTATTCGGCGTGATCATATTGAGGGGCACGAGCGGCTATTTCGCGATTATTTTGCAGAAAATCcagtatatccctcgaatctatttcaaaggagatttcggatgagccgtcccctatttcttcgtattctaaatgaggtagagtcttaCGAGCCGTACTTCGTCCAGAGAAGAGATTCCGCCGGAAGACTcggtttatcttctatgcaaaagATAACTGCAGCACTTAGAATGATGGCGTATGGGGTgactggagattttatggatgaatacatacgtattggtgaaagcaccgcaatggagagcctgaaaaaattctctgagacaatagtaagtgttttttcagatgaatatcTACGGTCTCCAAATGCCAATGATATTACCCGATTGCTTGCTGTAGCTGAACAACGAGGATTCCCAGGAATGCTGGGCAGCATTGactgcatgcattggaagtggaaaaattgtcCTGCAGCCTGGAAAGGTATGTATTCTGGCCACATCCGTGAACccactattattttagaagcagttgcttcatatgatctctggatatggcatgcattttttggtatgcccggttcacataacgacattaatgttctagagagatcttttattttcacgGAGCTTGCCCAAGGGCGTGCTCCTCCAGTCAATTACACAATCAATGGCAATGACTACACCATGGGGTATTACCTTGCTGacggtatttatcccaagtggcgaacttttgtgaagacgattccatcaccaagagggaataagaagaaaaatttcgTGAAAGCACAAGAATCTGCAAGGAAAGATGTCGAGCGTGCATTCGGGGTTCTTCAACAATGA
- the LOC122302630 gene encoding denticleless protein homolog, which translates to MESSSSRSFFRNIRSRELSGFRVRKRPYISDAASDIIEIGAVTVEHCGDETPPLAISFCKNIKNSHILAVSDEDGYVSLFDTRRKFSCSASHQENAEKAKVCDWVAHHNAVFDVRWIKEDAQILTASGDQTVKVWDVQEMKCIAALMGHTGSVKSIYSHPTNPDIIVSGSRDGSFALWDLRCNSNSRSVQGELCLGSTAVVKGAHLPSRAKRIRRGKAASMSITSVLYLKDEVSIATAGAVDSVLKFWDSRNLKSVVTQTCPHPQSTEKERRLHGISSLSQDLNGVFLSAACMDNRIYLYNLLQLEKGPLRSFSGCRIESFYVKSAISPDATHIISGSSDGNAYIWQVNKPHEDPFALKSHDGEVTAVDWCPFEDGQMATCSDDFTVRMWNTQNSICSSTGFPSSNRRRVMAIPSVECRKLMVNEPSCPKEDPDSWFPSNEVLPQNNSSYSIIMPKISTPEGQKKRFFSGSELNEAFEKTPEATVKSPSSVLNPPSSTKRTIRDYFHTAS; encoded by the exons ATGGAGAGCTCAAGCTCCCGATCATTCTTTCGGAACATCAGATCTAGAGAGCTAAGCGGATTCAGAG TCCGAAAGCGACCGTATATTAGCGACGCCGCATCAGATATCATCGAAATTGGGGCTGTGACTGTTGAACACTGCGGCGATGAGACTCCGCCGTTGGCCATCTCATTCTGCAAG AATATTAAGAATTCGCACATCCTTGCCGTGTCCGATGAAGACGGGTACGTGAGCTTGTTCGACACTCGCCGCAAGTTCTCTTGCTCCGCATCTCACCAAGAAAACGCAG AGAAAGCCAAGGTTTGCGACTGGGTCGCGCATCACAATGCTGTGTTCGATGTACGTTGGATTAAG GAAGACGCTCAAATTCTGACGGCTTCTGGTGATCAAACC GTGAAAGTATGGGATGTCCAGGAAATGAAATGCATTGCAGCATTGATGGGGCACACTGGAAGTGTAAAGTCTATATATTCTCATCCAACCAATCCTG ATATAATTGTCTCCGGTTCAAGAGATGGCTCCTTTGCTCTTTGGGACTTGAGATGTAATTCTAATTCCAGAAGTGTTCAGGGGGAGCTTTGCTTAGG TTCAACTGCTGTGGTTAAAGGAGCACATCTTCCCTCTCGAGCAAAACGGATTAGGCGGGGCAAG gcAGCTTCCATGAGCATTACATCGGTTCTTTATCTCAAAGATGAGGTTTCAATTGCTACCGCGGGAGCAGTGGACAG CGTTTTGAAGTTCTGGGATAGCAGAAATTTGAAAAGTGTGGTAACACAGACATGCCCTCATCCCCAGTCAACCGAAAAG GAAAGAAGATTACATGGTATATCTAGCTTGTCCCAAGATTTGAATGGAGTGTTTCTTTCAGCCGCATGCATGGACAATAG AATATACTTGTACAATTTACTTCAGCTTGAAAAGGGACCTTTGAGATCTTTCTCTGGATGCCGGATAGAATCGTTTTATGTAAAG TCGGCAATCAGCCCTGATGCGACTCACATAATCAGTGGTTCTAGTGATGGAAATGCCTATATTTGGCAG GTGAACAAACCGCATGAGGATCCCTTTGCATTGAAAAGCCATGATGGAGAGGTCACAGCAGTAGATtg gtgTCCTTTTGAGGATGGGCAGATGGCAACTTGTTCAGATGATTTCACG GTTCGCATGTGGAACACCCAGAACAGTATTTGCTCGAGCACAGGATTCCCATCTTCCAATCGAAGGAGAGTAATGGCAATCCCTAGTGTGGAATGTAGAAAGCTTATGGTAAATGAACCAAGTTGTCCTAAAGAGGATCCAGACAGTTGGTTTCCTTCCAATGAAGTATTACCCCAAAATAACTCATCCTATTCAATCATCATGCCCAAAATCAGCACTCCTGAGGGCCAGAAGAAAAGGTTTTTCTCGGGTTCTGAGTTAAATGAGGCATTTGAGAAAACCCCTGAAGCTACAGTGAAGAGCCCATCTTCTGTCTTGAACCCTCCTTCCTCTACAAAACGAACAATCCGAGATTACTTTCATACGGCTTCATAA
- the LOC122302631 gene encoding uncharacterized protein LOC122302631, with protein sequence MDSQDHGHMYFTNLLSQDPQLDPTSGGQSGSSPMTLGDSPPLPPNEPIGIRKSVRGANFTPEEDKLLVSAWLNCSLDAVQGTDQKHSQLWEKIFEYFQQYKETTNERTIKSLIHRWSVIQKATNKFCAKLAQIEGLNQSGMTDQDKFDKAKIMYQSLEKCTFQFEHCWHLLKDQPKWIWRATKEDPKRRKTMSPSPTPTPTRCSAATEDSVFDLETETVIENEVIELDRPMGRKAEKGKRKAQGRQAEENFQLRKMKYTMLEESRAQEKEFYRLKAEKMEYDKEKEEKKLRLEDERLRLEAEKIKIEAAKEQSKIRQEDERLRLEAEKVELAKKESDQRIMMMDVSVMPEMQRLYFEQLQREIIMRRSHAQGPD encoded by the exons atggattcacaagaccatggacatatgtacttcaccaacctccttagccaagatcctcaactcgacCCCACTTCCGGTGGGCAAAGTGGATCCTCCCCTATGACTCTTGGTGACTCTCCACCCCTACCCCCTAATGAGCCTATCGGCATTAGGAAATCAGTCAGGGGTGCGAACTTCACCCCtgaagaagacaagttacttgtctctgcatggctaaattgtagccttgatgccGTCCAAGGAACGGATCAAAAACACTCCCAACTTTGGGAAAAAATCTTTGAGTACTTTCAGCAATATAAGGAAACCACAAATGAGCGGACAATAAAGTCTCTAATACATCGGTGGTCAGTTATTCAAAAGgccacaaataaattttgtgcgaaactagctcagattgaagggttaaatcaaagtggcatgaccgaCCAAGACAAG TTTGACAAGGCGAAGATTATGTACCAGTCGTTAGAAAAATGCACCTTTCAGTTcgagcattgttggcacctattgaaggaccaacctaagtggatttggcgcgccacaaaggaggatccaaaGCGAAGGAAGACGATGTCCCCATCCCCGACCCCGACCCCGACTCGATGTTCCGCGGCTACGGAGGATTCAGTTTTTGATCTCGAGACAGAGACAGTGATAGAGAATGAGGTTATCGAATTGGACCGGCCAATGGGAAGAAAAGCtgaaaaaggaaaacgaaaggccCAAGGCAGGCAAGCTGAGGAAAATTTCCAACTCAGAAAGATGAAGTATACTATGTTAGAGGAGTCACGcgctcaggagaaagagttttatcgcctgaaggccgagaagatggagtatgacaaggagaaagaggaaaaaaaattgcgGCTTGAAGATgaaagactgaggttggaggcaGAGAAGATTAAAATTGAAGCTGCAAAAGAGCAAAGTAAAATCCGTCAAGAGGACGAAAGGCTGAGGTTGGAGGCTGAGAAAGTGGAGCTTGCGAAGAAGGAATCAgatcagcgcattatgatgatggatgtgagtGTCATGCCAGAAATGCAGCGGCTATATTTCGAGCAACTCCAGAGGGAAATCATCATGAGACGAAGTCATGCCCAAGGACcggattga